The Clostridia bacterium genomic sequence AGCCTGGGATTCTCCATAAAAGAGGTTAAGGCCATTGGTGTATAGCTTGAATTCATTATTTTTCACAAAATCAACCCTTCTTTGTTAAGATTAGCAGGAGCTGCTACCTTATTATTATTGACAGCAGTAATCCTATTATTGCGTGGATTAAGACAAGTTTAGCAATTGTAAATTAATGCCCGGTTAAATATCTGTTAACTTTGGGTTAACTGCCCATTGTAGCTTTCCTTATATTATGTGCTATTCTGCCTGCCAGAAAATTAATAAATGCAACGACGACTACCAATACTGCAGCGGTTGCGAAAGCCTGCTCAAAGGATAATCCTTCCTTAGCAAGCTGGTACAGATGGACAGAAAGAGTCCTTCCTGATTTCATCAAGTTTGACGGGATATTCGGTGCATAGCCGAAAGTCAAATATACTGCAGCAGTTTCACCTACTATACGACCTATACTAAGGATGACAGCCGTCAATATTCCGGATATGGCACAGGGTAAAATAACCTTTACAATGGTAGTCAGCTTCGTTGCTCCAAGAGCAAGACTACCTTCCTTGTAAGATACCGGAACAGCTTTCAGAGCCTCCTCTGTAGTTCTTATGATAGTGGGGAGAACCATAATACTTAGAGTGAGGGCTCCTGATAAAAGTGAAAACCTGAAATGCAGTATTACTACAAAGAATATGTAACCGAAGAGTCCATAAATGATTGATGGTATACCGGCAAGTGTTTCAGTGGCAAAACGTATGATATTCAAAACCTTACCGGGCTTTGAGTATTCAACCAGATAAATGGCTGCGCATATGCCGATAGGTGTTGAAATCACAATAGTGAGAGATACAAGGTAAAGGGTGCTGATAATCATGGGAAATACTCCATGCAAGTCTTTTCCAGGCTTGTAGACCGTGCTAATGAAATCCCAGTTTATTTGTGTTATCCCTTTTGAAATGATATAAATAAGAATCCAAGCCAGAATACCTATAGTAAAGAAAGAAAACATCCATATAAGAACCTTTAGAGTATTATCCAGAATTTTTGTTTTTTTCATCTTATTCACCGGCCTTCTTGTAAATTATAAGATTTAGAATTATATTCAATATCATAATAAAAACAAACAGTATAACACCTGTAGCAAAAAGTGCTTCTTGATGAAGCCCCTGTGCATAACCCATTTCAAGTGCTATATTTGACGTCAGTGTACGCACACGGTCTGTCACGGCATGTGGAATCATGGGGGTGTTACCGGTAATAAGAATTACTGCCATGGTTTCTCCTATGGCTCTGCCGGTACCTAATACTATGGCAGTAAGGATTCCTGATTTTGCAGCAGGAAGAATGACTCTGAAGATAGTTTGTATATGGGTAGCTCCGAGAGCCAGAGAACCTTCTTTATACGAATTCGGTACTGCACGCATGGAAGTCTCTGAAATACTGACAATCGTGGGAAGAATCATAATGGATAGTATTATGATACCTGCCAATAAGCTGTTTCCTTCTCCACCTATATATTGTCTTATCAAAGGGACAATAACAATCAGGCCAAAAAAACCATATACTATTGAAGGGATTCCCGCAAGAAGCTCTATTGCAGGCCTGAATACTCTGACCATCCATTTGGGGGCTATTTCTGCAAGAAAGATTGCGGTGAATAAACCGATTATTACTCCGAATATAACTGCTCCCAGGGTAGCTAAAATTGATGCTACAATGAATGGAAATATACCATACTCACCGGCAGAAGGCATCCATGTGGTGCCTGAAATGAATTTCCATACGCCGATTTTGAAAATAGCAGGGGACCCTTTTACAAAAATATAAATTGCTATTATTAATACTGATAGAATTGCAACACAAGCACACAATAAAAAAATATTCTCAACGATTTTTTCTAGTGTTTTTTTGAACCTTTTGTTCTTTCTACCTGTAAGTCCGGATTTTTCTTTAGCTTCAGACCTGCTGGAGAAAGAAGTGGTATTATTAAATGATGCCATTCATTTGCACCTCCGAAGATTTTGTCCTGCATGGATATTTTGAGATGATCAATTGATAAATCACACATCAGATGAAAAAAACAGGTAAGGATTTTTACGCAGCATTAGACTTTGCATTATTCTGCAAAGTCTAATATGTGGATTTTTTATTGCTTTTAAAAATATTCCTTATTTAACTTTTATATACTTGTGTTCAGCAACTACTTCCTGACCTTTTTCTCCCAGGATATAGTCGATGAATGCTTTTACTTCAGGCTTCATATCACCCTTTGTAAGCATAAGGAAAGGTCTTGATATTGCATAGGTTTTACTTTTTATGTTTTCTATGGTAGCTTCAATACCATCAATCTTGACTGTCTTTATTGTTTTATCTACTGAACCCAGAGATATATATCCTATAGCGTTATCCTTGCTTGCTATATTAGCAAGTACGGCACCTGAACCGTCAGCAATCAGGGCATCTGCTTTTACCAGGGAAATTGTCTTGTCGCCTTCTTTCTTTTCAAGTTTCAGAATTTCTTCAAAGGCTCCTCTTGTACCAGATCCTGCTTCACGGCTTACAACAAGGATTTCCTTGTCAGCTCCGCCTACTTCCTTCCAGTTCTTAATCTCACCTTTGAATATTTTTGCAACCTGGTCTTTTGTCAGGTCTGATACTGCATTAGCAGGATTAACAGCTACAGCTATACCATCAAGTGCTATAACATGCTCTGTAAGTCCCCAACCTTTTTCTTCCTCTTTAAGGTCACGGGAAGAAGTTCCTATATCGCTTGTTCCGTCGTTTGCTGACTTAACGCCTGAAGTTGAACCGCCACCTTGTACATCAATAGTCACACCTGACTCTATATCGCCGAAAGCGTCCGCCAGGGCTTGTGCTATGGGTTGAACCGAAGTTGAACCTACTATTGTAATGCTGCCTTCCAGTTTCTTTCCGCCGGAATCTCCTGCCGGTTTAGTTGCTGCCGGATCATTTGTGTTTTCTTTTTGGCCACATCCTGTGAAAACAAGTGAAAATGCGAAAACCATGACTAACATTAGAGTGAGTGATTTAGTAATTGTTGACCTTCTCATGAATTAATTCCTCCTACAAATCATTAAGTAAAGTTTTTAATAACGTTTTGTCCTTGCAGATTTATATTAGTTTTCTCAAATTAATTAGTCATTAAGCAATTGTTAAGGGAAAGTAAATTTTAAAATCTTTCCAGTTTCAGAATCAGGTTAATAGGAACGTGCAGTAAATTAACCCTAACTTAATATTGTCTTAACAGTAACGTTAATATAATCATAGTAGATATTATGTTGACAATACATAATATGGAAGAATCAGACACAGCTATAACGTAAAAAAAATGGAGTGATTAGTATGAAACATTTAAAAAAGAAACCTATTTTCATTTCTTCGCTAAAAACGCAGCTCGTTACAGTACTTATTATCATGTCTATAGTCCCTATGGTCTCTGCCGGTATTTTTACATACTTAAGCACAAAGGAAAATATGGGCGTGGAAAAAAGAAATACGCTGAAAGCTTACTCAAGGGTGATCCTGGAGAGTATAGAAAGCAAAATGGAGGTTGCAGACAACTCTCTTAGGGGGATGGCCAATAATGCAGACCTTATTTCCACACTTACAGATTTTAATTTATTTTCTAAGACTGATAACACCATAAGATACTATTCCATACAGATGGCCTTAAGCGGAGTTGTGAAAAACTCTCAGAAGCTTTATAGCACCGTATTAGTTTATGATATTAACGGTAAGGCTGTAATGTATGGCTCAAAGCAGAGTGAAAGTAAGATAGGAACTGATTTCTATTCTCCTGAGGCATTTGAATATTTAAAAAGGCATAATACTTTCTTGATAGGTAATCCGATAACTGAAGGAGAGAAGGGGAAGATTCTTATTCCCGTCTCAAGACCCATAAGCAGTGCAAAGGGTTTTATAGGGGTAATTACTATAATGTTTGATCATAAAGAACTGACAGAAGGTTATGATAAATTCAATTTCGCTGCTACCGGAGCAGTATTGGTTATAAATAAGGATAACAGGATACTATTTCATAATGATAGTAAACTGATTAACAGTCAGAATAAATCAGTGGATCTAAAAAATATTTTAAAGGAAGAAACCGAAAGTGCATTTAGAACTTATAATTTTGCTGGTAAGGAGAATATGCTTTTTTTTCAAAAATCAGGCAGGACAGGCTGGCTGATATGTACGCAGGTGCAAAACAGCGAATTTTATAAATCCGTAAACGATTTTAAAAGCTTTATCATTATAGTGATACTGTTGCTCATAGTTCTGGCAACAGTAATATCACTGGTGTTTTCGAGCTATATTTCCAGACCTGTTACAAAACTGACTGCAATGATGAAAAGCATTTCGACAGGAGATTTAAGAGTGGCAGCTGATTTTAAAACTACAGTAAGAGAAATGGAAGAATTGAAGCAAGGTTTTGCAAGTATGATAGAAAACCTGAAGAGACTCATAAAAGACATTGTTGATGCTTCAGGCTATATAGGTGGAACCACAGCATACATGACAGCTGCGTCACAGAATTCTCTTGAGCATGCCGGGGATACACTGAATGCAGTAATAGATATCACTGGATGCATACAGGAACAGGCGGCGGGTACTGAAGTAGCTGCAAAAAATGTGGAAGAGCTTGCAGAGAAAATTGGTATTTCCATAAGGCTGTCAAACGAAGCCGGTGAAAGCTCAAAAAGGGTTAATGATGCTGCAGAAAATGGGTTGAAGCTTGTAGACATTCTAAGGATAAAATCTGATGAAAATATCAGGAATACTCAGATGGTAGATAATGTAATACAACTCCTAAGTGAAGAAATTACGGAGATAAACAAGATTGCAAAAACCATAACCAATATAGCAAAACAGACAAATCTCCTGGCACTCAATGCTTCGATTGAAGCTGCGAGAGCCGGTGATGCAGGAAAAGGTTTTTCAGTGGTTGCAGGAGAGATACAGTTGCTATCAGAACAAACCAAAAGCGAGGCAGGAGAAATTAACAAGCTCATATTCAGTATACAAAAGAAATCAGAAGAGCTTGTAACTACTATGAAAGATGCAAACAATGCGGCAGACAAGCAGAACGAGGCTGTCCTGGATACACAGGCTGCGTTTGGTTCAATCTACAAGTCTATCAAAGAAGTCATTGCAAAAACTGTAAAAATATCAAAGCATCTTGACGAAATGAGTATACAGAAAACCGGCATAGTAGGACTGGTCAGAAACTTAAACGAAATTGCTGAGGAAATTGCAGCAAGCTCGGAGAGTGTACAGCAATTTACTGAAAATCAGATCAAAATAGTGAAAGATGTTCACAGTTATGCTGATAATCTGAATGAATTAGTAGACAGACTTCAAAAATCGATAAAGCATTTTAGCCTTTAAGCTGAGTTGTATAGATAAATACAGCAAAAGGAATCACTGTATGTATGTAAATCATATTATGTAACAGAAGCTGAATTAGCGGTGATTATATGACATGGTATCACAAAGCCTCAAATATTGCCTCATATAACAGGGAAAAGGCTGTAGAATATGCTCATAAATGGGCATATACGCGTAATAGCTCATATCTGGACTTTGAAAAGCTTGGGGGTGATTGCACTAATTTCGCTTCTCAGGTTATTTTTGCCGGGAGCGGTGTAATGAACTTTACTCCCGTTCATGGGTGGTATTATATAAATTCACGGAAAAGGACGGCTTCATGGACAGGTGTAAATTTTCTCCATAATTTTCTGATTAATAACAGAGGCGCAGGACCTTTCGGTGAGGTTGTTGACGTAAAGGATGTTGAACCCGGTGATATAGCTCAATTATCTTTTAACAGTGACGGTATGTTCAACCATACGCCGATAATAGTGAAAGCCGGAACTCCCCCGGCTCTGGATAATTTATTGATAGCAGCACACACGTATGACAGGGATAATTATGAAATAACAAACTATAATTGGGTTCATATAAGGTTTATTCATATCATAGGAGTGAGAGCTTCTGGTTGATAGTTTACAGTAAGATAACAATAACCTCATACTGTTTTAATAATACTTTTATAGAATCAGAGCGATACTGGTGGAGGTGATAAAATGTCCTCAATAACTGCTATTATTAAGAAAAATGATGTTATTGTTTTCTTTCTGCTAAACAGGAAAATGCATTGTCGTATACTGAATGTGTTGATGAAAGCTGTCACACAATTGGGATCTGCAGGCTTTGTTGTGAGCCTGGCAACAGTTTGTTTGCTGTATGATCTTGCATATTATTCACGTATTGGTGCACTCGTTGTACTAAACCTGATTGTCAGTCAGGTAATAATACAACTTGTTAAGCGTATAGCAAACAGGCCCAGACCATATAAAACATTTGATTGGGTAATTGCTGTCAAACCGCCGGAGTGTAAATACTCTTTCCCTTCAGGGCATACAAGTGCTGCATTTTCATTAGCTTTTGTACTTACTTATACAATTCCGGCTTTTTCGCTTATATTCATTTTTCCCGCTGTCTTAGTAGGAATCTCGCGGATATACCTTGGCTGCCATTTCCCGACAGATGTGATTATAGGATTTTTGATTTCATATATTACCTTTATATGCATATTACAAATAATGCCTTTATCCTAAAATTTACCTTAAATTTACTTTGTATTAATACCGGGTTAATCTGAATGAGAAATAATTCCATTGTTTATATCTGTAATCCCTGGAGGGAGAAACATTGCGCTCTGTTTTGTTAATAAATGAAAATACGGAAAGTCTGTATCTGTTAAAGAGCTTTTTAAGAAAAGAAGGTTATAAGGTATA encodes the following:
- the pstA gene encoding phosphate ABC transporter permease PstA, translated to MKKTKILDNTLKVLIWMFSFFTIGILAWILIYIISKGITQINWDFISTVYKPGKDLHGVFPMIISTLYLVSLTIVISTPIGICAAIYLVEYSKPGKVLNIIRFATETLAGIPSIIYGLFGYIFFVVILHFRFSLLSGALTLSIMVLPTIIRTTEEALKAVPVSYKEGSLALGATKLTTIVKVILPCAISGILTAVILSIGRIVGETAAVYLTFGYAPNIPSNLMKSGRTLSVHLYQLAKEGLSFEQAFATAAVLVVVVAFINFLAGRIAHNIRKATMGS
- the pstC gene encoding phosphate ABC transporter permease subunit PstC, coding for MASFNNTTSFSSRSEAKEKSGLTGRKNKRFKKTLEKIVENIFLLCACVAILSVLIIAIYIFVKGSPAIFKIGVWKFISGTTWMPSAGEYGIFPFIVASILATLGAVIFGVIIGLFTAIFLAEIAPKWMVRVFRPAIELLAGIPSIVYGFFGLIVIVPLIRQYIGGEGNSLLAGIIILSIMILPTIVSISETSMRAVPNSYKEGSLALGATHIQTIFRVILPAAKSGILTAIVLGTGRAIGETMAVILITGNTPMIPHAVTDRVRTLTSNIALEMGYAQGLHQEALFATGVILFVFIMILNIILNLIIYKKAGE
- a CDS encoding phosphate ABC transporter substrate-binding protein, whose product is MRRSTITKSLTLMLVMVFAFSLVFTGCGQKENTNDPAATKPAGDSGGKKLEGSITIVGSTSVQPIAQALADAFGDIESGVTIDVQGGGSTSGVKSANDGTSDIGTSSRDLKEEEKGWGLTEHVIALDGIAVAVNPANAVSDLTKDQVAKIFKGEIKNWKEVGGADKEILVVSREAGSGTRGAFEEILKLEKKEGDKTISLVKADALIADGSGAVLANIASKDNAIGYISLGSVDKTIKTVKIDGIEATIENIKSKTYAISRPFLMLTKGDMKPEVKAFIDYILGEKGQEVVAEHKYIKVK
- a CDS encoding methyl-accepting chemotaxis protein, with protein sequence MKHLKKKPIFISSLKTQLVTVLIIMSIVPMVSAGIFTYLSTKENMGVEKRNTLKAYSRVILESIESKMEVADNSLRGMANNADLISTLTDFNLFSKTDNTIRYYSIQMALSGVVKNSQKLYSTVLVYDINGKAVMYGSKQSESKIGTDFYSPEAFEYLKRHNTFLIGNPITEGEKGKILIPVSRPISSAKGFIGVITIMFDHKELTEGYDKFNFAATGAVLVINKDNRILFHNDSKLINSQNKSVDLKNILKEETESAFRTYNFAGKENMLFFQKSGRTGWLICTQVQNSEFYKSVNDFKSFIIIVILLLIVLATVISLVFSSYISRPVTKLTAMMKSISTGDLRVAADFKTTVREMEELKQGFASMIENLKRLIKDIVDASGYIGGTTAYMTAASQNSLEHAGDTLNAVIDITGCIQEQAAGTEVAAKNVEELAEKIGISIRLSNEAGESSKRVNDAAENGLKLVDILRIKSDENIRNTQMVDNVIQLLSEEITEINKIAKTITNIAKQTNLLALNASIEAARAGDAGKGFSVVAGEIQLLSEQTKSEAGEINKLIFSIQKKSEELVTTMKDANNAADKQNEAVLDTQAAFGSIYKSIKEVIAKTVKISKHLDEMSIQKTGIVGLVRNLNEIAEEIAASSESVQQFTENQIKIVKDVHSYADNLNELVDRLQKSIKHFSL
- a CDS encoding amidase domain-containing protein is translated as MTWYHKASNIASYNREKAVEYAHKWAYTRNSSYLDFEKLGGDCTNFASQVIFAGSGVMNFTPVHGWYYINSRKRTASWTGVNFLHNFLINNRGAGPFGEVVDVKDVEPGDIAQLSFNSDGMFNHTPIIVKAGTPPALDNLLIAAHTYDRDNYEITNYNWVHIRFIHIIGVRASG
- a CDS encoding phosphatase PAP2 family protein, encoding MSSITAIIKKNDVIVFFLLNRKMHCRILNVLMKAVTQLGSAGFVVSLATVCLLYDLAYYSRIGALVVLNLIVSQVIIQLVKRIANRPRPYKTFDWVIAVKPPECKYSFPSGHTSAAFSLAFVLTYTIPAFSLIFIFPAVLVGISRIYLGCHFPTDVIIGFLISYITFICILQIMPLS